In Thermodesulfobacteriota bacterium, the genomic window CCGGGTCCAGGGCCACGTAGGGCAGGGGCTCGTGGTACACCTTGCCCTTCTTGTCCAGCTTGATCTCCGGCCGCTTGGTGGGGGCCTTGTCCTGGGCCCCCGCCAGCCGCAGCGCGCCGGCGCCGAGGACCCCGGCAGCCGCGAGCCCTCCTGCCATGCCGAGCACCCTTCGCCTGTCCTGGTTCATGATTCTTTCTCCTCTCCCTCGCGGGGGAAACGGGATGCGGCCGTCGATTCCCCCGGCCGCGTCGGGGACGTCATGGGGAAACCGGACCCGCCTCGGACGGGAGCGCCGATCGCGGCCGGGTCCCCACCGGCGGGCAGCATGGGACCGTTGGCGTCTCGACGATGAGCCCCAGCGGGCTCCCGGAAGCACGAGGGGGGAAGGCAACCCCCTGATGTATCGTTGCGAACGGCCGACTTGTCCGATACTTCACAAGAAGCGTCTACGAAGCGGAAGTCCTTGTCAATATGAATCGAATCCACAAAAGAAAAGGTATTGATTCCAGTTAGGTACAGCAGGCAAGTAGTGACTTGGCCAACACGCTCATAGCCAACACGTCAAGAACATGGCAGCTCATGCCCCGTACTGGAATGCGAGATCTCCGGGCGGCAGTGACCGAGCAGAGCGCAGGGTGGAGACGGTACTGGCCGACGCGCATTCCTCGGGCTGTCCCCGAGACGCGCTTCTCCGGCAGGATCCCCCGCCTCGGGGGCGACCCAGGCACCTCGCCCGGTCCTTGACCTGGACCGCGCGAGCGACGTAGCGTGAGAATCGTTACACCTGATCTGGAGTGGGTTTGGAGAGGGACACATGCGGCGTGGGTCTCGGGATCGGGTCGTGCCCGTCCACCCTCCGGGGCGGAGCCCCCTTGCGGTGATACGCACATGAAAGAGCTACCCCACCGTGGGGCAAGGGTCCTCGCTGCGCTCGGAGTGGCGATGGGGCTTGGCTTCCCCGCCCTCTCCCTCTCGGGTGCAGCCGCCGAGCGGGCGCCCGGCGGTGGGACCGTGGTGCGCTTCACCGTGATCCCCCGGTACAACCCCCTGCTCATGGTCAAGTCCTACCAGCCCATCATGGACTACCTGAACGAGGTGACCCCGTACCGCTTCGAGCTCAAGCTCGCCAAGACTTACGAAGAGGCGGTCGCCCTGCTGCGGTCGGGAGAGGTGGAGTTCGCCTCCCTGGGGGACGTGACCTTCACCGAGGCCTACCTCTCCTTCCAGGCGGTTCCCCTGGTGCGACCGCGAAACGCCGGAGGGGAGCCCTGGTACCGGAGCATCATCGTCGTGCGGCGCGACAGCGACATCCAAGCGCTCTCGGACCTCAAGGGACGGAGCTTCGCCTTCGGCAACGT contains:
- the phnD gene encoding phosphate/phosphite/phosphonate ABC transporter substrate-binding protein, whose translation is MKELPHRGARVLAALGVAMGLGFPALSLSGAAAERAPGGGTVVRFTVIPRYNPLLMVKSYQPIMDYLNEVTPYRFELKLAKTYEEAVALLRSGEVEFASLGDVTFTEAYLSFQAVPLVRPRNAGGEPWYRSIIVVRRDSDIQALSDLKGRSFAFGNVHSTSGNLKPRLMLFRGGVPLSDLGSYVNLEKHDSVAKAVLKGHVDAGAVKDVIAQRYQEHGLRFLAESDPVPSVPIVCRPETPADLREAVRNALLGIDPSDPALREQLAEWDPEFRHGFAEARVEDYGQIFREMESIGQTCGEGCHR